tactttccTGAATGCACTAAGTGAAAAATGCAACATTAACATAATGAAAATGATACCATTGCAGAGAGCAGCCATGACACATCTTTCTTTGCCCATATGGCAAACGAGTATGTTTGCTTGTGAGAATGTATAGTCCAAATTAACATACAAGTGTACTTCAGCTTAAGTGATAAtttacatacacaaacacatttactttcatcctttatatatatataaaaaaaacatcatACTAAAATGATACCACAACATTGTCTGTTGCTCAATAGACTGCTTTGTCCTTAAAACCAGCCACCAGTGCTGATACTAATGGACATGCAAAAGATGAAGGCAGAAAATGTAAATGCCAAGAAAGAGAGACAAGAAAATCCCATAAAGTAAAACCCAATATGGAACAGAGTAAAAAAATGAAGTTTGAGAGATACGCTTTGGTGTCACTTGcgatatgtgtgtgagagagagttagtggAAGATAGCTGTGTGTGCATGCAGAGTTTTTAGTtttgtttattaggatccccagtaGCTCTTGCATGCAATAGCTACTCTTCCTGCGTGTGGGTgtgaaacttttttttttcaagtGTGAAAAACGCCACAGGTTCCCCCAGCCATTACACCAGTCCCCATGCCTCCTCCCCTCAACTCTCTGTTCCTCTGCTTGCCTCCACTCTGACTGACATCACTGGAGTTTCCCAGAAGCTACATGTGTATATAACAGCAGCGCTCAGAGTATCAGTCCATCAAACACAGCAGGAGCATCACTACCTTCAAAACAACCTCTAATAAGACTGCTGGAGTTTAGCACTACATTTTTATAAAGGAGAAATATGCAAAAGAGCTGAACTGGTACTTGAACTCTCTTCGAATACTGCCTTGGGTTAAGTAGGTAAAGGAAGTCTCTACTCCGGGATCCGCAGAAAGTTCTAGTAAAACGATGGAAGGTGATTGCAGCAGAGTGACGGTGGACTTGGAGAATGGCCCTGTGTCACCGAGCGTCACCCTGGTGCGGGAGAAGTCCACACAACGTTGGAGGCTGTGTGGTGCCCTGCTGGCCATGGCGCTGTGTGTCTCAGCTGCACTCTTCTTTACCAAGGTAAGAACATACATCCCATTATATcttatcttttatcatcatttatCATTTATTATAAATTATTATTAACGGCACAATTTCTAGTGAAATCGATCTGGATCTGAACTCATTTGATGTGCTAATATCAAGAGTATTTCATCAGCAATTTGATCAAATCAAAATTTACTTtcattttacatgtatttttaccTTGCAATTATTTATATGTATTTATTCACTATACAGCTATATCACTATAACTTTTTCATTTATTTGTATCCTCTGTAAACCTCTGTATGTCTCTGCATTAGCTCGGTATATTTCATATCTCCTGTTGAGCATCGATACGAAACCTGATCGCAGGACTAACTCTTTCTTTTATCTCTGTTTCGCGTTTCCTCAGAAACAAGATCACATCGAGAAAGCTGATGGTGAGTTCATATCCCTTTTTTCTGTCAGGTTCTActgcaatatatatatttatatgtgtgtatatatatatatagatatatatttacGTGCATATGCTGCTACTCCCTTGACAAAGGGTGCATTCTAAATAGCATCCTATTTGTattttagtgcactacatatgaccagagccctatcggccctggtcaaaagtagtgcactatatagggaatagggtgcaatttgagatACATTCTTGCAAGCTCTTAAAAACCTCTCACACATGTAGTTGGTTTGAGAAGATTCCCGGCTTGTGAAGATGTCACCGTTTCtaaatctccttctcctttcttCCCTCCTCAGAAATTCAGCATACCCTGAGACAACTCTCTGGAAACATAAAGGCTGCCATTCATTTAGAAGGTAAGAGCACACTATCCAGGAATGCATTCGATGCCTGTCTGTACCCCCTAAataataccctattccctattatagtgcactagttttgaccagggctcatatgtAACAGGGATcgagtgccatttgagacacactgcattcagcacaAAAGCGTTCGTCATTTCAACAGCACTGTAGAACTGGAAAGAacttctctgcatgttgaatagTCTGGAAACACACATATGTAAATGTAGTATATGCAAATCAATTCACACTTGACCTTTGACTTTGAAATGGGATAAGATGCTGTGATTGAATCAAGCCTGTTTGACATACGATATAAGTCAAGACATAACCTTCATCTCTTTTTGAAACTGCTCATTTACAACTTGCCTCAATAGAAGGTGTGTCGTAGTGCTCCATGAGTCAATATCTACAGTGAATTCTATTCATgtccgacctctctctctctctctcctcctttcccctttTAGGTGAATACAACACCTATGGTGATTACAAGTCCTCAGTGGAGTGGACAGATGACGAGGGCCAGGGATTCTCACAGGGGGGTCTTAAACTCAACAACAACGAAATTGTTATTCCCCAGATGGGCCTCTACTTTATCTACAGCCAGGTCTCTTTCCACGTCAGCTGCAAGGCCGACCCCAAGCACCCTAACAACCAGGACATGGTTCACCTGAGTAACACGGTCACGCGCTGGTCCCCAAGCTACGGCACCGAAGACAACAAGGAGTACCAGACGCTGCTCAACTCTGTACGCACCGTGTGTAAGAAGTCTTCCAACAGCGAGGCTGCGAGTGAAGGAAAATGGTATAACGCCGTGTACATGGGAGCCGTGTTCAGCCTGGAGAAGGGAGACAGGCTCCGGACAGTCACAGAGAACAGGCTTCTGCCCCATCTGGAGAGTGGCGCTGGGAAGAACTTCTTTGGCGTGTTCGCCTTGTAAAGACAGACAAAAATGGCTGACGACAGAGGGGGGTAGGCTACGTCTCAAATGTCAACCTATTTCCTACACTTTGTTGACAAGAGCTCTATGGGTGAattatatacagggaataggtcaccatttgggatgcaggccacAGTGTGAAGGGAAAGATTCAACTtttggaggaggggggggagggggggaaaggAAAGCTAATAACATGACGAATATACGGGAAGGTTACCTGATAGGAGTCACAGGGCGTTTCATCTATTGAAGTTGACTGAGGTTAAGGCATTGTTGTTTTATGTTAAAGCCAATGCTTTTATACTCTTCTGTCAAAGATGAGGAAtcatagcctgggtaccagtctgtttgtgccatcatgccactTCTTGCCACCCGTTGACATGCCAAACATTGGCTTGCACGACAGTATGGAGTAgtcaagagcacaaacagatctggggacCAGGCTAGAGGAATTATACCAACCTATATAAACTGTAGCAGTTTATATATACTTGGGGTTTATTGTACAACAGATGTGTTGCCGTGGTGTTACCACGGCAACATATTTCTATAATGTTAAAGTACTATGTACTTGAACTAGTGTTTACTCTCAGAACCTGCTGCTGAACTGCCACCCACAGCACCCAAAACCCAACCGCGCCATATCCTTCTATCCGAAAGATTTCTGA
This genomic window from Oncorhynchus clarkii lewisi isolate Uvic-CL-2024 chromosome 32, UVic_Ocla_1.0, whole genome shotgun sequence contains:
- the LOC139392100 gene encoding tumor necrosis factor-like, whose protein sequence is MEGDCSRVTVDLENGPVSPSVTLVREKSTQRWRLCGALLAMALCVSAALFFTKKQDHIEKADEIQHTLRQLSGNIKAAIHLEGEYNTYGDYKSSVEWTDDEGQGFSQGGLKLNNNEIVIPQMGLYFIYSQVSFHVSCKADPKHPNNQDMVHLSNTVTRWSPSYGTEDNKEYQTLLNSVRTVCKKSSNSEAASEGKWYNAVYMGAVFSLEKGDRLRTVTENRLLPHLESGAGKNFFGVFAL